The following coding sequences are from one Bradyrhizobium sp. 200 window:
- a CDS encoding S1/P1 nuclease — protein sequence MRKLHYRTCYLLAILAFISLGGEARAWGDLGHKVICEIAFRLVQPDTRAAINRLMQLDSEFKTFSDSCIYPDHPRIRAAEHFLNQPRNSKGLTSDGCPQADACVLTAILYDFKILQAKEQTDASRLVALKSLGHWVGDIHQPLHVSFLDDKGGNTVKTSGQCAGNLHAVWDTCLVQYAVGPDASEAATDLLAVITPEMKMEWNASVARDWANESFAISKNPRTMYCVLNGPACEMTSGALNVSARYLDANESIVKEQLQKAGVRLARLLDMAFLIN from the coding sequence GCGAGGCTCGCGCCTGGGGTGATCTGGGCCACAAAGTCATTTGTGAGATTGCTTTCCGCTTGGTGCAGCCGGACACGCGAGCCGCTATCAATCGGCTAATGCAGTTGGATAGTGAGTTCAAGACCTTTTCCGACTCCTGCATCTATCCGGATCATCCGCGTATACGCGCGGCCGAGCATTTCCTGAATCAACCGCGGAATTCCAAAGGACTTACCTCGGACGGGTGCCCGCAGGCTGACGCATGCGTGCTTACCGCGATCCTGTACGATTTCAAAATTCTCCAGGCAAAAGAGCAGACTGATGCGAGCAGGTTGGTCGCGCTGAAATCGTTAGGACACTGGGTCGGCGATATACATCAGCCCCTGCACGTCTCGTTCCTGGATGACAAAGGCGGTAACACAGTTAAGACAAGCGGTCAGTGTGCGGGAAATCTCCACGCGGTCTGGGATACTTGCCTTGTTCAATATGCGGTCGGTCCCGACGCGTCGGAGGCGGCAACCGATCTCTTGGCGGTAATCACTCCTGAGATGAAAATGGAATGGAATGCTTCCGTAGCGCGCGATTGGGCGAACGAATCCTTTGCGATCTCCAAAAATCCCCGAACAATGTACTGCGTCTTGAACGGACCAGCATGCGAGATGACGAGCGGCGCACTAAACGTCAGCGCGCGATATCTTGATGCAAATGAGTCGATCGTGAAAGAGCAACTGCAAAAAGCCGGCGTCCGCCTCGCCCGGCTGCTTGATATGGCCTTCTTAATTAACTAG